aacaacaacaacaaacaaataaagaaatcgccatattaaaacattgttttatggaTTATGCCTTTCGTGGATAAACCTTTAACTGCTCGGCTTCATGAAACGATTAGAAGATATCATTTGAATATCCACATCTTACAAAAACACAGTTAAAACCTAAATGATATACTTACTTCAGCTTTCAATAACAACAACCCATGGAAACCAGAAAGCGTTTTGTTAAGACCAGTGGCTTAAATAAATCATGCACGCTTAACGTACACCGTCTACTAAACATGCACACAATGTTCAGGCACGTGCATATGTCAATATAGTCGTCCAATACACGATCGTTTCACAAAACACATTCGCGTTACAGCAGCTACTAACAACAAAACGCTACCATTAAACATTACATGAACTCACACGTGATAATTTACAAAACACCTTGATGGTTCAaaattcaagtttgtttgtttcaaattttgcgcaaagctacacgagggctatccgtgctagccgtccctaatttagcagtgtaagatcagagggaaggcagctagttatcaccgctcaccgctaactcttgaggtactcttttaccaacgaatagtggaattgactgtaccattataacgccctcacgattgaaaggacgagtatgtttgctGTGACAATGATTCAAACTCTTAATCCTCAGATTGAGATTCGAGAgtcctaaccaactggccatgccgggcctctcaaAATTCAAAGATTTGTGACGACTTTCGTCACAGGAAATTTAAAGAATCTCCTTTGATTCAATCAAAATGCCCTTTCATTAACAAATACAATGCCAGCCACCTACAGAAGTATTATCACGTGCCAGCCCCCTACAGAAGTATTATAACGTcacgtaatattttttattttatttttttaacgttCATTTTAAGATCTTTGACTCCGTTCGACAATAATTTTAGCACACTTCACCGTGCACCGTTCTATTATATcgttgtagttttatattgtttttggtttCTATAAATCAAATCTGTTTTGTAACTAGTGCGGTCCACAGACCCTTGTAAAATGAGAAAGCCGAAACGTCAGGAAGAGTAAGAAAAAGGAGAAATAAGatttatatgaaaatgttaaactttttactggtctttaaacattttaacctgAAACTCGGAATCTCCGAGGTGAAGCAGATAATATAGTTGTTATCAGGATTACATGTTAGTTAAAACGTGATGGATTATTGTGCTGTTGAACAGCTGCTTGGTTACTGTAAAATTGAATTTTCAGGATCACTCGTTAATACGTTCGTAACGGAAATTAACGTTTCGCACAGCTTTGTGTTCTGTGGTTAACTGTCTACTGGTTACAATAAACCGTAGTTTCAGGATGACGCGTTGATAAGTTTGTTTTGGAGTTGTAAAGTTTCTTACATGTTATGTCGCTCATGTTGACTGTCACAATTTGATTACATTATATCCCAGTCTTAGAATAACTGTTTATAAATCCACATGGAGTTAGTCTCACCTCTAACTGTTTGTCTACAATTTACTCACAACATTGTTCACATTTAGACTAACCATGGGAAGAGGCGAGGCTTCGACAGCTACGTCACCAGCATCCCAGGAATGGACCGCCCGTTCTGGCCCTGACTACGACCGATACCAGCACCAACTGATATATCGAATAGGAATTTACGGCTGGAGAAAAAGGTGTCTATACCTCCTGGTTATCCTCCTAATGGCCGTCGTCATCATTAACTTAGCCCTCACGATCTGGATCATCAAAGTCATGGACTTTTCCATCGTAAGTATTTGACTTACACGAAATCCTTCTAAATGGAGTGATAAAGGTTCAAAATTTCTTAATAGTGAAATTCTTTTGTCTTCACATTTAACGACGACTCGGTGTTATCTTGATCTAACCGTCTACTTTTCTcgaaaacaaagttgaatattATTTGGATCTAATGTAACTTGTCATCAAAGTTTCAGATCTTCATTTGTCAAAACAAATCTCGTGTTCTTATATCGTAATGAGACTCGTTTATCTTTCTCGTTATCTGGATCTGACTTGTTATAAAAGCTTTGGTTAAACCGAACCTTGCGTTTTTGTAATTTGCttcgaagtttgtttgttttctttgtaattttttattctaaagtccaaatatattagatttttttatctATGTAATAGGTATGGTGGAGTTAAATTTGGATATACTGAATCTGTGTTTTAGATACAGAAGGTTTGTCTTTTAGACAATATTGAATTTATGTTTATGAAATACtggtttttgtattttaacaattttaaggGGTTTATGCTTTAACAGCTGTATTGGTTCTATGCTTAAAGAGTCATATTGGGTTTGTTTTTAACGGATATATTGGTTCTGTGCTTAAACAATTGTATTGGGTTTTTGTTTTAACAGATGTATCGATTCTGTGTTTAAACGGTTatatgtggtttgttttgttaacagttaAACTGAAACATGTCTATTAGGATTGTATATTAATTAGTATGCCTATTTGGAGTTTAAAAGgtctattgatttattttaacaggTGTATTAGGTTTATATTTTAACGTGTGTATTGTGTTTTAACaagtatacaaaaaataaaaaccctTTACAAACTGGCGAAGCCCAGCATGGCCGGGAGGTTAacatactcgactcgtaatccgagggatgcgggttcggatccccgtcacgtcaaacatgctctctcagccgtgggggcgttataatgtgacggtcaatcctactattcgttggtaaaagagtagcccaagatttagcggtgagttgtgatgactagctgccttgcctctagtcttacactgctaaattagggacaggttagcacagatagccctcgagtagctttgtgcgaaattcaaaacaaacaaactacctccTGAGGCAGGTATCTTAATGGAAAAGTTACAATCGAGATTTGTACAAGCATCTGGcatgtgaaataataaaagaagggACTTATGCTAGATAGTTTAACACCTAAAGTCAATCTATAAAAAATGGTTCAATATAATTCAATTCAAGGGTTCAATTAATAAAGTTGAAATCTGCGTAAAATACAATCTAactgaaataattataacatGACATATTTGTGGACATAAGGGACCTACTGGTCCATCTTGGCAGTcccattatttaaattaaattaaaactattaaatatcaTTCAGGTGGTCATCAAACATTCAGTTAAACCCACTTGAATGTACTGCATTCAgaatattatacagtatttaaaGCTATtactaatatatgtatacatcaaTCCATACACACATTTTTTTCCCTATGCACTCTAAATACTAGCCTTGAATTCTGTGATGCGTAAGACCCTACAAAATGTTCCACATTCTGGCTCCATGAGTTAATTAGACGTTCGACTCGCAATaggaaggttgcgggttcgaattcacgttACCAAACATAATCAGGTTTTTagccgtaggagtgttataatgtgacggataATACTACCATTCGTTGATACAAtaattggtggtgggtgttgtttATCAGCTGCTTTCTGAGAAAGAGTAACAGCTAATGCAGGTAGACCTCCCAGGAGATTTGGGctaaagtaaaccaaacaattTAACTCTTTCTGGATGCATTGAAGTAACTATGAACATCAAAGTGTTTCACTATTCATCaaagttatattaattatcaCTCATTTTTTGATAACTTAACAACAACCATCAACAGTTATATAGATTTATAGTTTTAGTAACCACCACTCACTATCATATATGTACGTGACCAATTATTACATAACATTACTAATCATTATCCACCACTGTATAgttttgtaatatgaacaaactGAATCAAGAACCATCAGCTACTACTGTATAGCCCATCTGGTTTGGTGAAGTTGAACAACCTTGGATTACTCATTTTTTAAATCTACATGTATATTCAGTCCTTTTCTTTAAACTTTAGTTTATTCAATAAGTTAATCTCAACTACTTTTTGCGccagtttgtaaaatattctgtttttattaaattttgtgtaaatgtttaaatgttaactTATTAAGTTTTGTGTAAATGTTTAAACGTTAacttattaagttttgtttaaatgttaactTATTAAGTTTTGTGTAAATGTTTAAACGTTAacttattaagttttgtttaaatgttaactTATTAAGTTTTGTGTAAATGTTTAAACGCTAACTTATTAAGTTTTgtgtaaatgtttaaatgttaacttattaagttttgtgtaaatgtttaaatgttaacttattaagttttgtgtaaatgtttaaatattaacttatgaagttttgtttaaatgttaacttattaagttttgtgtaaatgtttaaatgttaacttattaagttttgtgtaaatgtttaaatattaacttatgaagttttgtttaaatgttaacttattaagttttgtgtaaatgtttaaatattaacttatgaagttttgtttaaatattaacttatgaagTTATGTGTAATAGATAATCTATCGTGAATATCACCAAAGTTTCTCTGAATGTAGCTTAATTTCATATTTGattgttcttttatttattgGTGATAGAAATATTCACATATGTGAAACCATATTGTCCATAATATCTATTTCCTTACACTGAGCATGTTATAAATATCATCCCAGTGTGTTCATATGCAGATATATTTTCTCAAGCACAGATCTCATGATAATATTGCATATCTttgtt
This genomic window from Tachypleus tridentatus isolate NWPU-2018 chromosome 10, ASM421037v1, whole genome shotgun sequence contains:
- the LOC143230053 gene encoding delta-sarcoglycan-like isoform X1 produces the protein MDASKDRAATELLRRLTMGRGEASTATSPASQEWTARSGPDYDRYQHQLIYRIGIYGWRKRCLYLLVILLMAVVIINLALTIWIIKVMDFSIDGMGRLRVVENGVRLEGDAEFLNGLYAADICSREVRSYTFLHS
- the LOC143230053 gene encoding delta-sarcoglycan-like isoform X2, translating into MGRGEASTATSPASQEWTARSGPDYDRYQHQLIYRIGIYGWRKRCLYLLVILLMAVVIINLALTIWIIKVMDFSIDGMGRLRVVENGVRLEGDAEFLNGLYAADICSREVRSYTFLHS